The Pseudomonas protegens genome contains the following window.
CGGTGGCTTATGAGAACAACCATAAATCGTGCTCTGGCGGCGTCCTGCCTGTGCCTGGCCTTGCCCTTTCCGGCCCAGGCCCTGGAGTTTGCCGGTTACCTGCGCAGTGGCCTGGGCACCTCGGTCAACAGCGGCTCGCAGTCCTGCTTCCAGTTGCCCGGCGCGCAGTCCAAGTACCGCCTGGGCAACGAGTGCGAGCAGTACGCCGAGCTGGAGTTGCGCCAGGACCTGTACACCCTGGATGACGGCTCGGTGCTCAGCGTCGACGGCATGGCCTCGCTCTACAACCGCTACGACCGCAACCTGAGCTTCCAGGGCGAAAACGGTTCGGCGCGCATGCCGCAGCTGTACGCCCAGTGGTCGAACCTGCCCAGCCTCAATGGCGGCTCGCTGTGGGCCGGGCGCCGTTACTACAAGCGTAACGACATCCATATTTCCGACTTCTACTACTGGAACCAGAGCGCTACCGGCGGCGGGGTCGAGGACGTGCGCATCGGCGATCTGAAATACAGCTACGCCTTTTCCCGCAAGGACAACCTCTACCAGAAGCAGGCGGTGAGCCGTCACGACTTCAACGTCGCCGGCTTTCAGACCAACCCCGGCGGCGAGCTGGAGCTGGGCCTGAGCTACCTGGAAAAGCCCGATCGCCGGGGTGCCCACAATGGCTGGGCGCTCACCACCCAGCATGTGCAGAAGGACTTCTTCGGCGGCAAGAACAAACTCGCCCTGCAATACGGCGAAGGCCCCGGCACCGGCCTGGGCTATACCGGCAATCCCTACCTGGATGACGGCAACAAGAGCTATCGCCTGGTGGAGTTCTTCGACTGGCAGGTCACCCCGCGTTTCGGCGGCCAGGTCGAGGCGGTCTATCAGAAGGACATCCGCCCCGACGGCCAGGACCAGAACTGGATCTCCCTGGGCGTGCGCCCGGCCTATGCCATCACCGAGCAGTTCAAGCTGGTGACCGAGTTTGGCCACGATCAGGTGGAAGCGCCCGGGGGCACACGCAAACTCAGCAAGTTCACCTTCGCGCCGACCTGGTCACCCAAGGGCCCGGACTTCTGGGCCCGGCCGGAGGTGCGCCTGTACTACACCTACGCCAGCTGGAACGAGGCCGCCAAACGCGCGGCCAATGAGTTGGCGGCCGGTTCCGCGCTGTCCGACAGCGGCGTGTTCGGCAACGCCCGGCACGGCGCGAACGTCGGCTTGCAGGTCGAGTACTGGTGGAAATAAGCGATGCTGTCGGGGCTCGCGCTCCATCGGCACTTCAAGGAATCATTAGCAGGTGACGTCATGGCCATAACCCAACCCTTGCAATTGCTCGCGCCTCTGTCCGGGGTGCTGCTGCCCCTGGAGCAGGTTCCGGACCCGGTGTTTTCCAGCCGGGTGATCGGTGACGGGCTGTGCATCGACCCGACTTCCCAGACCCTCTGCGCACCGCTGTCCGGGGTGGTCAGCAACCTGCAACACAGCGGCCATGCAGTGAGCATCACCGGTGAACAGGGCCAGCAGGTGCTGCTGCACATCGGGCTGGATACGGTGAATCTGGCGGGCAAGGGCTTCACCTGCCTGATCGAGGAAGGTCAGCAGGTCACGGCAGGCCAGCCGCTGATCGAGTTCGACGCCGACTACCTGGCCCTGCACGCCCGCAGCCTGCTGACCCTGATGCTGGTGGTCAGTGGCGAAGCGGTGACCGGGCTGGTCGGCGACAGCGTGCTGGTGGAAACAGGGCAGCCGGTGCTGCGCCTCGACCCTGGCGCCGCAGCCGCGCACACCCCGGAGGTCGCAGGGCCGGCGCTGTTTTCCGAACCGCTGATCCTCGGCAACCCCCAGGGCCTGCATGCGCGTCCGGCGGCGCTGCTGGCCCAGGCGGCCAAGGGCTTTGCCGCGAATATCTACCTGCATCGGCGCGAGGATTCGGCCAATGCCAAGTCCCTGGTGTCGATCATGGCCTTGCAGACCGTGCAGGGCGATGCCTTGCAGGTCAGCGCCGTGGGCGCGGATGCCGAGCAGGCGATCCAGGCGCTGGTGGCGCTGCTGGCGTCCGGTTGTGGCGAAACGATCAGCGCCGCAGCAAGCCCCGAACCACGGGTGGTGCTTGATGATGCGCTGGATCCGTTGTGGCGAGGCGTCTGCGCGTCACCGGGCTCGGCATTCGGTCAGGTGTTGCAAGTGGCCGAGCAGCGCCTGCAGATACGCGAAGCGGCAACCAGCCCGCAGCAGGAGCGCGAGTCTCTGGGGCGGGCCCTGGCCCAGGCCCGGGAGGCTCTGCAACTGCTGCGGGACAGCGCCAGCGGTGACGCCCAGCAGGAGATCTTCCGCGCCCATCAGGAGCTACTCGACGACCCGAGCCTGCTGGAGCAGGCCGACGCCCTGATCGCCACCGGCAAGAGCGCGGCCTTTGCCTGGAACAGCGCCATTGAACTCACCGCCGAGTTGTTCAAGGGCCTGGGCAGCAGCCTGCTGGCCGAGCGCGCGGTGGATCTGGCGGACGTCGGCCAACGGGTGCTCAAGCTGCTGCTCGGGGTGCAGGAGCAGGCCCTGAACCTGCCGGATCAGGCGATCCTGATTGCCGAGCAACTGACCCCTTCGCAGACCGCGAGCCTGGACACGACCAAGGTGCTGGGGTTTGTCACCGTTGGCGGCGGCGCCACCAGCCATGTGGCGATTCTGGCCCGGGCCTTGGGCCTGCCGGCGATCTGTGGCCTGTCGCCGCGGGTGCTATCGCTGGTCAATGGCACCCGGGTCCTGCTGGATGCCGATCGCGGCGAACTGCATACGGACCCGGACCCGCAGCGGGTGCAGCAATTGCAGGCCCTGCGTCAGCAGCAGCGCCAGCGCCAGCAGCAGGACCTGGCCCAGGCCGCGCATCCCGCGGTGACCCGCGACGGCCATCACCTGGAAGTCACGGCCAATATTGCCTCCCTGGCGGAGGCCGAGCAGGCCATGAGCCTGGGCGGTGAAGGCGTCGGCCTGTTGCGTTCGGAGTTTCTCTACCAGGACCGCAGCCAGGCCCCGAGCCCCGAGGAGCAGGCCGAAACCTATCGAGCCATTGCCCGGGCCCTGGGGCCGACGCGCAATCTGGTGGTGCGGACCCTGGACGTCGGCGGCGACAAGCCCCTGGCCTATGTGCCCATGGACCGTGAAGCCAACCCCTTTCTCGGCCTGCGCGGCATCCGCCTGTGCCTGGAGCGTCCCGAACTATTGCGTGAGCAGTTGCGGGCGATGCTCGCCTGCGCTGGAGAGGCCCGCCTGCACATCATGCTGCCGATGGTCAGCCAACTGGCGGAGCTGCGTCAGGCGCGCCAGCTACTGGATGAAGAGGTCCAGGCCCTGGGCCTCGCGCAGCGACCCAAGCTGGGCATCATGATCGAGGTGCCTTCGGCGGCCTTGATGGCGGATCGTTTTGCCCCGGAAGTGGATTTCTTCTCCATCGGCACCAACGATTTGACCCAGTACACCCTGGCCATGGACCGCGATCATCCGCGCCTGGCCGGTCAGGCCGACAGCTTCCATCCATCGGTGCTGCGCCTGATCGCGCGCACGGTGCAGGCCGCCCATGCCCACGGCAAGTGGGTCGGGGTCTGTGGCGCGCTGGCTTCCGAGCCGCTGGCGGTGCCGCTGTTGCTGGGCCTGGGGGTGGATGAATTGTCGGTGAGCGTGCCGCTGATCCCTGCCATCAAGGCCCGGGTACGGGAGCTGGACCTGAGCCAGTGCCAGGCCTTGGCTGCGCGGATCATCGATCTGGAAGACGCGGTTCAGGTACGTGAATGCCTGCAACAGCAGCAAGTCGCCGCCGACTCACTGGTTCTGGAGAACTGAAGATGTTCGAGAAATTGCAACGGGCGTTCTGGAAGGCCCTGACTCCAGACCTGATCCCTGATCAGCCGAAGGCCCCGACGGCCAGCGCCAGCCGGCTCAATGCCGCGATGCTGCAGGCCTTGGGCGGCAGCGCCAACATCAAGAGCCAGCAACCCTTGGCCCTGACCCGTCTGCGCCTGGAACTGCATGATCCGCAGTTGCTCGATGCCAGTGCCCTGCGGGTGGCCGGGGTGCCGGCGGTGATGCCTCTGGCCGGTGGCGTGGTGCATCTGCTGTTGGGCTTGCAGGGCTGAGGGGGCTTGTTCGCCGGCAAGCCGGCTCCTACAAGAGCAACGGGCTTGCCAGCTAGCAGACTCTCGAAAACACCCATCGTTTCCCCGTCCCGCCTGCGTCCGGTCGCCGCGCCGGCCTTACTGTTTCTCAACTGCGGGTGTATCGTATTCGCCTTTTGCGGGCCTGGGCCCGCCGCGGATACGTGAGGTAGTTGAGTCCATGTCCTTTACCCGTCGACAAATACTCGGTGGTCTGGCCGGTCTGGTAGTGGTGGGCGTGGGAGCGGGCGGCGCCTCGCGTTACTGGCTGGGAAAGAGGGCCGACGCCGAAGCGGGCCACGACTATGAGCTGATCGCCGCGCCGCTGGATGTGGAACTGGTGCCGGGGCACAAGACCCAAGCCTGGGCGTTCGGCCCATCGGCACCGGGCACCGAACTGCGGGTGCGCCAGGGCGAGTGGCTGCGGGTGCGCTTTATCAACCACTTGCCGGTGGCCACCACCATCCACTGGCACGGCATCCGCCTGCCCCTGGAAATGGACGGCGTGCCTTACGTCTCGCAACTGCCGGTGCTGCCGGGGGAATACTTCGACTACAAGTTCCGCGTGCCGGATGCCGGCAGCTACTGGTATCACCCCCACGTCAACAGCAGCGAGGAACTGGGCCGCGGCCTGGTGGGCCCGCTGATCGTCGAAGAGCGCGAACCCACCGGCTTCCAGTACGAACGCACCCTGAGCCTGAAAAGCTGGCACGTGGATGAAGAGGGCGCCTTCACGTCCTTCAGCGTCCCGCGGGAAGCGGCGCGGGGCGGCACCGCCGGGCGCCTGTCCACCATCAACGGCGTGTCCCAGGCGGTGATCGACCTGCCGGCGGGGCAGATCACCCGGGTGCGCCTGCTCAACCTGGACAACACCCTGACCTACCGCATCAACATTCCCGATGTCGAAGCGCAGATCTACGCGCTGGACGGCAACCCCATCGAGCCGCGGCCCTTGGGCAAGGAATACTGGCTGGGCCCGGGCATGCGCATCTGCCTGGCGATCAAGGCCCCGGCGGCGGGGCAGGAGCTGGCCCTGCGCAACGGGCCGGTGCGCCTGGGCACTTTGCGTTCGGTGGCCAACAACGACGCGCCGACCCAGTGGCCGCCAGCGTTGCCGGCCAACCCGGTGGCCGAGCCGGATCTCGACAACGCCGAGAAGCTCAACTTCAATTTCGAGTGGGTTGGCTCGGTCTCGGTGAACGTGGACAATGGCCAGCC
Protein-coding sequences here:
- a CDS encoding maltoporin, giving the protein MRTTINRALAASCLCLALPFPAQALEFAGYLRSGLGTSVNSGSQSCFQLPGAQSKYRLGNECEQYAELELRQDLYTLDDGSVLSVDGMASLYNRYDRNLSFQGENGSARMPQLYAQWSNLPSLNGGSLWAGRRYYKRNDIHISDFYYWNQSATGGGVEDVRIGDLKYSYAFSRKDNLYQKQAVSRHDFNVAGFQTNPGGELELGLSYLEKPDRRGAHNGWALTTQHVQKDFFGGKNKLALQYGEGPGTGLGYTGNPYLDDGNKSYRLVEFFDWQVTPRFGGQVEAVYQKDIRPDGQDQNWISLGVRPAYAITEQFKLVTEFGHDQVEAPGGTRKLSKFTFAPTWSPKGPDFWARPEVRLYYTYASWNEAAKRAANELAAGSALSDSGVFGNARHGANVGLQVEYWWK
- the ptsP gene encoding phosphoenolpyruvate--protein phosphotransferase, with the translated sequence MAITQPLQLLAPLSGVLLPLEQVPDPVFSSRVIGDGLCIDPTSQTLCAPLSGVVSNLQHSGHAVSITGEQGQQVLLHIGLDTVNLAGKGFTCLIEEGQQVTAGQPLIEFDADYLALHARSLLTLMLVVSGEAVTGLVGDSVLVETGQPVLRLDPGAAAAHTPEVAGPALFSEPLILGNPQGLHARPAALLAQAAKGFAANIYLHRREDSANAKSLVSIMALQTVQGDALQVSAVGADAEQAIQALVALLASGCGETISAAASPEPRVVLDDALDPLWRGVCASPGSAFGQVLQVAEQRLQIREAATSPQQERESLGRALAQAREALQLLRDSASGDAQQEIFRAHQELLDDPSLLEQADALIATGKSAAFAWNSAIELTAELFKGLGSSLLAERAVDLADVGQRVLKLLLGVQEQALNLPDQAILIAEQLTPSQTASLDTTKVLGFVTVGGGATSHVAILARALGLPAICGLSPRVLSLVNGTRVLLDADRGELHTDPDPQRVQQLQALRQQQRQRQQQDLAQAAHPAVTRDGHHLEVTANIASLAEAEQAMSLGGEGVGLLRSEFLYQDRSQAPSPEEQAETYRAIARALGPTRNLVVRTLDVGGDKPLAYVPMDREANPFLGLRGIRLCLERPELLREQLRAMLACAGEARLHIMLPMVSQLAELRQARQLLDEEVQALGLAQRPKLGIMIEVPSAALMADRFAPEVDFFSIGTNDLTQYTLAMDRDHPRLAGQADSFHPSVLRLIARTVQAAHAHGKWVGVCGALASEPLAVPLLLGLGVDELSVSVPLIPAIKARVRELDLSQCQALAARIIDLEDAVQVRECLQQQQVAADSLVLEN
- a CDS encoding PTS transporter subunit EIIB; this translates as MFEKLQRAFWKALTPDLIPDQPKAPTASASRLNAAMLQALGGSANIKSQQPLALTRLRLELHDPQLLDASALRVAGVPAVMPLAGGVVHLLLGLQG
- a CDS encoding multicopper oxidase family protein — translated: MSFTRRQILGGLAGLVVVGVGAGGASRYWLGKRADAEAGHDYELIAAPLDVELVPGHKTQAWAFGPSAPGTELRVRQGEWLRVRFINHLPVATTIHWHGIRLPLEMDGVPYVSQLPVLPGEYFDYKFRVPDAGSYWYHPHVNSSEELGRGLVGPLIVEEREPTGFQYERTLSLKSWHVDEEGAFTSFSVPREAARGGTAGRLSTINGVSQAVIDLPAGQITRVRLLNLDNTLTYRINIPDVEAQIYALDGNPIEPRPLGKEYWLGPGMRICLAIKAPAAGQELALRNGPVRLGTLRSVANNDAPTQWPPALPANPVAEPDLDNAEKLNFNFEWVGSVSVNVDNGQPPSLWQINGQAWDITDKTCADRPIATLKKGKSYIFELKNMTQYQHPIHLHGMSFKVIASNRKKITPYFTDTYLLGKNERARVALVADNPGVWMFHCHVIDHMETGLMAAIEVA